Proteins encoded by one window of Halichondria panicea chromosome 8, odHalPani1.1, whole genome shotgun sequence:
- the LOC135339803 gene encoding uncharacterized protein LOC135339803, which yields MYLYSTCTCTCLFCCKANYKMKILLVACLVAVCSATPPVSNIPQTFCGSGEGGFNNIKSGKFLMCLDNVNHMMVGISTDEQGKLTSETLFRYDSKISHMDYYITGQEGEGDEHCDSQSHNVTFKLHPFFEWVKSATYGGQKKIKEMNYDIWKSDANGNLELAVAPGNPNVPVYFTVQEDISHSMEFHFMSFNATISDPKVFDVPSVCKEF from the exons ATGTACCTAtacagcacatgtacatgtacttgcttgTTCTGCTGCAAAGCTAATTATAAGATGAAGATTCTCCTTGTAGCCTGTCTAGTTGCAGTGTGCAGTGCTACCCCTCCTGTTTCAAACATACCTCAGACTTTCTGTGGATCTGGGGAAGGTGGTTTTAACAACATTAAATCTGGCAAAT TTTTGATGTGTTTAGACAATGTCAACCATATGATGGTGGGAATATCCACGGACGAACAGGGAAAGTTAACGTCTGAGACACTATTCCGATACGACTCTAAAATCAGTCACATGGACTACTACATCACAGG GCAGGAGGGTGAGGGTGATGAACACTGTGATTCTCAGAGCCATAATGTCACCTTTAAACTGCATCCATTCTTCGAATGGGTTAAGTCAGCAACATACGGGGGGCAGAAGAAAATCAAAGAAATGAATTATGACATATGGAAAAGT GACGCTAACGGAAATTTGGAGCTGGCTGTAGCCCCAGGCAATCCTAATGTGCCTGTCTACTTCACCGTACAGGAAGACATCTCCCACTCTATGGAATTCCATTTCATGAGCTTCAATGCTACTATCTCCGACCCTAAAGTGTTCGATGTCCCCTCTGTGTGCAAGGAATTTTAA